The genomic segment GGTTGGTTTGGTTTTTCTGAAAAAAATTGGTTAATTCGATTTAAAAAATTTTTGTTCGGTTTTAACCGAACTTATTACTATGTAACATGATATAGAGCTAGCCACATATACTTATGATCAATCATAATTCCGTCCATGTCACGAATAATAATTACCAAAGTAAAATAAATACAAGATTCTCCTAATTAAATATTCATTAGTAGGTTTTCCCATTTTCACACATTAATGTCAATgttttctcattgaattttctATGCAAAGTTGTAATCGTATAGCGTGAAAGTAATTTACACACACCCATTTTATAGTGTTCAGTTACAAAAAAGGAgttattttcaaaagaaaaaaatttataaaaaggaGTTGTCATTTTTTCTTCGGTGAGttcgtctttttttttttttttgtggccTTTGAGCCTAGCGTCGCAAATGCACTTTATCACCCAGAAACCCGATTCTGAAAAAAACTATAAAACTTTCAACCTTATCGACCTACTTCAATATTTTAATCTAATTTTATccgaaataaataaatattttaatctgATTTAATTAATGGTTAACCCTATTACTTCTTACATATTAACAACTGAAGTTACTTGTTTGTTTTTGGAGACAATTTTAAGATTGGTGAACTGATTTGAGCTACAAATTTTAGAATACACGATCCCTCCTCCAAAATAGAATACATCAGTTCGTTAAGTCAttttttatcaatttaattTATCGATTATTGACGAAGTTCATCTAATAAAATATTCTTTTCGGAACTTCAAAACTCATGAAGgaagaataaataaaaatatggtgtTTTTTCAATAGGCTCCACTGGTATATTTGATATAGATATAAGAAATTTcagggaaaaaaaaatttgacacgTGATTGAAGAATTTGGCGGCAAGTGGGAACGAAAATCGAGTGCGGTAACCTCAAGTGGGATTATTTCACCATGTCCGTGCAGGCAAAACGGCCCGGatcactccacatgagtgatcTGGACCCACCAccatgtattaaaaaaaaaaaattttggctCTGATTTTTCCGAGCCGTTAGATCTATCCTGCGGACAGTGCCCGCAGGGGTAGGGTTGCGCGTGGGAAATCGAAACTTTGGAAGCTATGCAAATTTAGGACACGCGTTGCAGGAATAATGATGAAAATGAAAGAGTCCACGTGTCATTACCACGCGCCAACGTCGATCCACGCTCTGCGGGTGTGCGGCACGTTCGATAATGGGAAAATGTATTTTGGTTCCAATGGTGTCCAAGTACCAGAGCAGCGGCAGCAACAAttctctttattttatttttttttaaataatatggGTGTTGGTTATGCTCTCAGACGTAGAAATTggtttcaagtattaaaattgTAGTGCAAATAGTTGTTTGTGACTATTGAATATTGTTAGTCTGCCATTTCTATTGTCACAAAAACTCATATGGAAAAAATTTATAGGTTAATTCTAGGTGACAATTACaactattaatttttatatcaatttttttttttaaatatgaacaatgAATAAATATATCTGAAACAGAAATAATAACTAATGTTCTAAAAAGCGCGTTTAAGCTCCGTTTAATAGTGCTTTAGCTTGAAACTCGATAAAAACGTCTCGCTTAGAAGAAAAACGGAAAAAAAAGCGGTCAAACGATACCTTTGACCGAATTAAGCGTAAGTAAGATGTTTAACTAAGCGTCCTTAAGCACAATTAATCGcatatgttattttttttatttttgtacaaaaacttgtgttagacggttttacgggtcgtatttgtgagacggatatcttatttgagttatccatgaaaaaatattactttttatgctaagagtattactttttattgtgaatatgagtagggttgactcgtctcacatattaagatccgtgagacggtctcacatgagactcgctctttatttttttattttaaaacaataaattatgtttataatttagatgtttattcttaaattttaattatgattaagcgTGTCTGACAataatttgacaaatatttaacaAATTTTTAATGTAGTCTAATtagaaaaacaaataaagattataattttgagattttatattttataaaataagaaTTATTGTATcagacttaaatttatcatatttatgtattattttatctatttattggttaagataattataattacactaaaaatttaaaaaacgtCTTTTCGTGTTAAACTCGTTTAAACTTGAAAAACACTTCACACGTTTTAGAACATTAATAATAACTATCAAACTCATTCAATTCAATCGGCATTAAATATCTAAATCTAAATCGAGGAAGAAGGGCAGATTGGCGAATCTTTTGATGAACCCTAACCCTAATTTACAACCATGTCTATTTAACCTGATAAAAACAGAATTTCCGGCCCTAATCACGTTCTTGACCTCGGCAAGCTGGAGACGAACAGCCACTCCAGCTGGTCAGACAACCTGTCCAACGAACGGGTCGACCCCAACGAGGCATTTCGCCATTTGTACCTCAAAATGCGCCTCCAATCTCTTCCCAACTCCGGCTCCACTACCCCCCACTCGGACTCTGAGCCGGACTCCGACTCCTCCAACCCCAACCCTTCCGCGCCGCCTGATTGCATCTCTCTGCTATCCGACGAATTGTTGCTCAAGGTCCTCAGTAAACTCCCCGACAGGAACCAGCATCTTTCCAATTCACTGGTGTGCACGAGGTGGTGTGTGGTGAGTGGGAAGTTGATTCAATCGATTAAGCTATTGGATTGGGAGTTTATGGAGTCTGGGAGGCTCACTTTCCGGTTTCCCAATTTGGTCGATGTTAGCCTCGCGCATGCATGCATTATATCCGAACGGAATTCGGGCATTTTGTTCATTAATAAGTTTCtatcaattcatttaagttCTGGGCTGTTCGAAAATGATGGGGTCCTTATTAGTAATGGGGATGTATTGGATTCAGAAGAGGTCGACAGAGGGGTGAGAATTATGGTACAGGGGTGTAGGAATTTGAGGAGAGTGGTCTTGATGAACGTTAGTGAGAAAGGCTTAAGTTTTTTGGGAGAAGAGTGTGACTATTTGCAGGAGATGGAGTTACATTATTCTGGCGATTTAGCCTTGCCGGGAATTTTTAAATGCCAGAATTtgcaaatattgaaattgattggGAGCATAAGTGGGGTTTACGATTCCGTGGTTACAGATATTGGATTGACGATTTTAGCTCGGGGGTGTAGAAGATTAGTAAAGCTTGAGTTGGTGGGATGCGAGGGGAGTTATGATGGCATTAAGGCAATAGGGCAGTGTTGTCAAATGTTAGAGGAACTCACACTTTGCAATCATAAAATGGATGGCGGATGGTTGTCGGCTTTGTCATATTGTGAGAACTTGAAGACTTTAAAGATCCTGTCATGCAATGAAATTGATAGGAATCCTGGTTCCGATGAACACTTATGGCCATGCCCGATGCTCGAGGAGTTGCAATTACGTCAGTGTCAAATGCGAGAGAAGCAGGGTGTGAGAGCACTGTTTTTAGTGTGTCAGCCGATTCGGAAGCTAGTTATAGAGGATTGTTGGGGATTGAACAATAACGTATTTGCTGCTGCCAGCATTTTTAGGTATGATCAGTTATACTCTTGTGATGCTTTGTGTCAAAATCTAACTTTATTGGATTATTTTCCTTCATGGGGCAATGGACCATAATTGATGCAAAAGATTTGTTATGGTGTATAATATATGTGTGCAATGTCGAGTTTCAGATAGATGTTAGGAGTTCAGAAAGACGTCACATCTACCTGAATCAATAAGGAAAGATAATTCCATTTGATCTGCGTAGCTGGTGTGGTGACGGCCGATGAGATACATTGTCATTAATAAATTCTGTATCATAATCTCTTTGaatgtaaataaatttaatttgcttcaatgaaaaaaatttaaaaggttTTTGAGCAAGGTCAAACTGAAATGAACTTCATTTAGTTCATATACTGGCAAAACAGGGGTTAAATTCAGAATTAGGTCTTTTTAGTTTTCGAGTTAATGAAGCAAGCTGGAATCCTCACTGCctagttgaaaaataatattaactTGTAGTTTAcgtgatttcaaatttttttattgatcTAATATCTCATGTAGGAGCATTAGATCTTTGTCGCTGGAAGGATGTTCATTGTTGACAACAGAAGGATTAGAATCGATAATTCTTTCTTGGAAGGAACTTGATAGGCTTAGAGTAGGTTTGTGTAGCAATGTAAAGGACAGTGAAATAACACCAGAACTAGCAAAATTATTTTCTGATCTCAAAGAACTGAAATGGCGACCGGATTCCAAGTCACTTCTGTATTCTAGCCTCGCAGGGACAGGAATTGGGCAAAAAGGTGGAATATCTTTGAGGAGGAAGTAACTGCTAGATATGCTGATATATTCTGGCAAACTTTAGAGGCCAATGTAAGAGGAATCAAAGGCGAAATTTGGGTGGGGCGTGCATGCAATTAACACCTCAAGATAGTATGGGATTTGACTCGAGCCTTGCATCTCTTGATTATGGGATGACTGGCTTGACCTTTCAGTATACTTTCTTGTaatactgttatttatttattctagaGTTTAGAAAAAGTGAAGGCTTGGGAATTTGAGTTTTGCAGTTATTGAAGTCAAAGGAATAAATCTATATCATGTATACTTAATTTGTAGGAATGAAGTTAATTTCAAATCAGCTCTATCTATTAATTTTCTTTCTTATGCACTTTGATATTCTTCTTGTTTTTTCGTTTCTTAATGCCTCTGCCATGGAAACATAGTTTTGAAGCTTCACTGGAAGTCCCGCTGGTAGCTATCATCTTCCAAATCTTGAGTTGTTGGTTGGTAAACATCTGATAGCTGCGGATTGGCATCAGTTGGACTTTGATCTCGGTAAACATCTatcatttgtttt from the Primulina eburnea isolate SZY01 chromosome 3, ASM2296580v1, whole genome shotgun sequence genome contains:
- the LOC140826655 gene encoding F-box protein At5g07670-like isoform X1: MRLQSLPNSGSTTPHSDSEPDSDSSNPNPSAPPDCISLLSDELLLKVLSKLPDRNQHLSNSLVCTRWCVVSGKLIQSIKLLDWEFMESGRLTFRFPNLVDVSLAHACIISERNSGILFINKFLSIHLSSGLFENDGVLISNGDVLDSEEVDRGVRIMVQGCRNLRRVVLMNVSEKGLSFLGEECDYLQEMELHYSGDLALPGIFKCQNLQILKLIGSISGVYDSVVTDIGLTILARGCRRLVKLELVGCEGSYDGIKAIGQCCQMLEELTLCNHKMDGGWLSALSYCENLKTLKILSCNEIDRNPGSDEHLWPCPMLEELQLRQCQMREKQGVRALFLVCQPIRKLVIEDCWGLNNNVFAAASIFRSIRSLSLEGCSLLTTEGLESIILSWKELDRLRVGLCSNVKDSEITPELAKLFSDLKELKWRPDSKSLLYSSLAGTGIGQKGGISLRRK
- the LOC140826655 gene encoding F-box protein At5g07670-like isoform X3, whose translation is MRLQSLPNSGSTTPHSDSEPDSDSSNPNPSAPPDCISLLSDELLLKVLSKLPDRNQHLSNSLVCTRWCVVSGKLIQSIKLLDWEFMESGRLTFRFPNLVDVSLAHACIISERNSGILFINKFLSIHLSSGLFENDGVLISNGDVLDSEEVDRGVRIMVQGCRNLRRVVLMNVSEKGLSFLGEECDYLQEMELHYSGDLALPGIFKCQNLQILKLIGSISGVYDSVVTDIGLTILARGCRRLVKLELVGCEGSYDGIKAIGQCCQMLEELTLCNHKMDGGWLSALSYCENLKTLKILSCNEIDRNPGSDEHLWPCPMLEELQLRQCQMREKQGVRALFLVCQPIRKLVIEDCWGLNNNVFAAASIFSFEASLEVPLVAIIFQILSCWLVNI
- the LOC140826655 gene encoding F-box protein At5g07670-like isoform X4, which codes for MRLQSLPNSGSTTPHSDSEPDSDSSNPNPSAPPDCISLLSDELLLKVLSKLPDRNQHLSNSLVCTRWCVVSGKLIQSIKLLDWEFMESGRLTFRFPNLVDVSLAHACIISERNSGILFINKFLSIHLSSGLFENDGVLISNGDVLDSEEVDRGVRIMVQGCRNLRRVVLMNVSEKGLSFLGEECDYLQEMELHYSGDLALPGIFKCQNLQILKLIGSISGVYDSVVTDIGLTILARGCRRLVKLELVGCEGSYDGIKAIGQCCQMLEELTLCNHKMDGGWLSALSYCENLKTLKILSCNEIDRNPGSDEHLWPCPMLEELQLRQCQMREKQGVRALFLVCQPIRKLVIEDCWGLNNNVFAAASIFSLAGTGIGQKGGISLRRK
- the LOC140826655 gene encoding F-box protein At5g51380-like isoform X2 — encoded protein: MRLQSLPNSGSTTPHSDSEPDSDSSNPNPSAPPDCISLLSDELLLKVLSKLPDRNQHLSNSLVCTRWCVVSGKLIQSIKLLDWEFMESGRLTFRFPNLVDVSLAHACIISERNSGILFINKFLSIHLSSGLFENDGVLISNGDVLDSEEVDRGVRIMVQGCRNLRRVVLMNVSEKGLSFLGEECDYLQEMELHYSGDLALPGIFKCQNLQILKLIGSISGVYDSVVTDIGLTILARGCRRLVKLELVGCEGSYDGIKAIGQCCQMLEELTLCNHKMDGGWLSALSYCENLKTLKILSCNEIDRNPGSDEHLWPCPMLEELQLRQCQMREKQGVRALFLVCQPIRKLVIEDCWGLNNNVFAAASIFRDRNWAKRWNIFEEEVTARYADIFWQTLEANVRGIKGEIWVGRACN